The genomic segment CCGCGCGCCATGCGTCCACCAAGTCCAGCACGGCGAATCGCCGGCTGACGGTGTTCAAGCGGTATTTCCGCTGGGCGCTGCGCGAGCGTCGCATCACCGAGGACCCCACGCTGCAGCTGGAGGCGGCCAAGCGCACGCCGCGCATGCCCAAGACGCTGACCGAGGCGCAGGTCGAGGCGCTGCTCGCCGCCCCCGACGTCGACACCCCGCTGGGCCTGCGCGACCGCACGATGCTGGAGCTGATCTACGCCAGCGGCCTGCGCGTGAGCGAACTGGTGACGCTGAAGGTGATCCACCTGAGCATGGCCGACCACGTGGTGCGCGTGATGGGCAAGGGCGGCAAGGAAAGGTTGGTGCCTTTCGGGCAGGTGGCGCGCGATTGGATCGCGCGCTACATGAAGGAGGCGCGCGCGGCCATCCTCGACGGCCAGCAGAGCGAGGACCTGTTCGTCACCGCTCGCGGGCAGGGGATGACACGGGCGATGTTCTGGGTGCTGGTGCGCAAGTACGCGCGCATCGCGGGCATCACCGCGCCGCTGTCGCCGCACACGCTGCGGCACGCCTTCGCCACCCACCTGCTGAACCACGGGGCGGACCTGCGCGCGGTGCAGATGCTGCTCGGGCATGCCGACATCTCCACCACCACGATCTACACCCACGTAGCGCGCGAGAGGCTGCGGCAGCTGCATTCGCAGCACCACCCGCGGGGCTGATAACCTCGGGCGCTTTCGCACGCCCTCGTTCCAGCCCGCCATGCCAGCTTCCTGCTTCTCCCGCCGCGGCGCCATTGCCGCGCTCGCCGGCCTTGCCCTTCCCGCCGTCCATGCGCAGGCGGCGTGGCCTTCGCGGCCCGTTCGCATCGTCGTCGCCTACCCGCCCGGGGGCGTGAGCGACGTCGTGGCCCGAGCGCTCGGGGAGCGCATGGCGGCTTCGCTGGGCCAGTCGGTGGTGATCGAGAACAAGGCCGGCGCGAGCGGCAGCATCGGCTTGGACGCGGTGGCCAAGTCCACTGACGGCCACACGTTCGGCTTCGCGGCGATCAGCCCGGTGGCGCTCAACCCGCACCTGGGCAAGTCGCCCTTCGACCCTGCGCGCGACCTGGTGCCGGCGGCGAGCGTGATGTACTCGCCGGTGCTGCTGCTGGCCACGCCGGCGACGCCGGTCCGGGACATGCAGGAGCTGCTTGCGGCGGCGCGTGCCAGGCCGGGCGCCGTGCGCTGGGCCACTTCAGGTCCTGCTTCGCTCGGCCACGTCATGCTGGAGCAGCTCAAGGCCGCGGCCAGGGTGGACATCACCCACATCCCGTACAAGGGCGGCGGCCAGCAGATCACCGATGCGCTCGGCGGCCAGTTCGAGGTGCTGTCGGTCAACACCGGCCCGACCGTCTCGCAGCACGTCAAGGCGGGCAAGCTGCGCGTGCTGGCCATCGGCGCGCCGGCCCGGCTCGAGGCGTTCCCGAACACGCCCACTCTCGCGGAGCTGGGCTTCCCGGCCGCCAACATGACGTCGCTGTTCGGCCTGTTCGCGCCCGCCGGCCTGCCCGCGGGCGTGCTGGAGCGGCTGAACGCCGAAGTGAACAAGGCCCTGGCCCATCCCGACCTGCGCGCCCGGCTGGTCGCCAGCGACAACGTGCCCACCGGCGGCACGGCGGCCGAGTTCGCACGGCAGATCGCCACCGAGTCGGACAACAACGCCCGCATCATCCGCGCGGCCAACATCCGGGCCGACTGAGATGCTGCAGTTCGTCGACGTCGAAGCCGCCGCACGGCGCCTGGAGGGCGTCGCGCACCGCACGCCGGTGCTCACCTCGCGCACGCTGGACGACCTGCTCGGCGCGAACGCCTTTCTCAAGGCCGAGAACCTGCAGCGCATGGGCGCCTTCAAGTTCCGCGGCGGCTACAACGCGGTCAACTCGCTCTCGCCCGACGAGCGCTCGCGGGGCGTGGTGGCGTTCTCCTCGGGCAACCATGCGCAGGCGGTGGCGCTCGCCGCGCGCCTGCACGGCTGCCGCGCCACCATCGTCATGCCGCACGATGCCCCCGCGCTCAAGATGGAAGCGACGCGCGGCTATGGGGCTGAAGTCGTCGTGTACGACCGCTACAAGGAAGACCGTGCCGCGATCGCCGCGCGGCTGGTGCAGGAGCAGGGCGCCAACCTGATCCCGCCATTCGACGACCTGCGCGTGATGGCGGGGCAGGGCACGGCGGCGCTGGAGCTGGTGCAGGACGTGAGTTCGCTCGATGCGCTGATCGTCTGCGCCGGCGGCGGCGGTTTCCTCTCGGGCTGCGCCGTCGCAGCCCGGCACCTGCTGCCCGGCATCCGCCTGTTCGGCGCCGAGCCGGAACGCGGCGACGACATGCGCCGCTCGCTGCGCGAGGGCCGCATCGTGAGCATCGACGTGCCGCGCACGATCTGCGACGGCCAGCAGACGCAAGCGGTGGGCCGGCATACGTTCGAGGTGATCCAGGCGCTGGTCGAGGACGTGCTCACGGTGCCCGACCCGGTCGTCGTCGAAGCCATGCGATTCGCCTTCGAGCGGCTCAAGGTCGTGCTGGAGCCTTCCGGCGCCTGCGCGCTGGCGGCGCTGATGCACCACCGCGACCAGTTCCGCGGGCTGCGCGTCGGCGTCACGCTCTCGGGCGGCAACATCGGCACCGATCGCTTCGTGGCGCTTCTCAGCGGCGCGGAAGCCGTGGACTGAAGCAGCACGGCCGCGCCTTGGGCACCGCCTCCACATCCGACGGCGCCACGCGTTCGGCCTGGGCCATGCTGATGGCCCTGATCTGCGGCTTCGCCCTCAGCCAGGCCTTCCGCACCGTCGCCGCGATCCTCGCGCCGCCGCTGCAACGCGAACTGGGCCTGTCGCCGCAGCAGCTGGGGCTGTTCGCCGGCGCCTTCCACCTCGCGTTCGGCGGGTTGCAGCTGTTCATGGGGATGGGCATCGATGTGTGGGGCCCGCGCCGCACGGTGCTGGCGGTTTTTCCGCTCACGGTTGCCGGCGCCCTGATCGCCGCCACGGCCGATGGCTTCACGCAACTGCTGGTCGCCCAGTTCGTCATCGGGGTGGGCTGCGCGCCGGCTTTCCTGGCGTGCACGGTATTCATCTCGCGCCGCTTCGCGCCGGAGCGGTTCGCAGCGGTGAACGGGGCCGCGCTGGGCATCGGTTCGGTCGGCCTGCTGGTCACCGGCACGCCGCTGGCGTGGGTGGTCGACCAGGCTTCGTGGCGCGCGGGTTTCCTGGTGCTGGCAGTGTTGGCCGCGGCCGCCTGGCTGGCGATCCTGCTGCTGGTCAACGAATCGAAAGAGCCCGCCGCCGATCGCGCTGCGCCCGCCAACGCAGTGGCCGCCTTGCGCGGCTACGGCGAGCTGTTCGCGCTGCGGCACACCTGGGGCATCGTGGTGCTGGCCAGCTTCACCTATGCCTCATTCCTCACGCTGCGGGGCCTGTGGCTGGGGCCGCTGCTGGTGGAGCGGCACGGCTTCGGCCTGGTGCAGACCGGGCACGTGGTGCTGCTGGTCTCGGTGGTGGGCATGTTCGGCCCGCCGCTGTTCGGCCGCCTCGATCCCGGCGATCGCCTGCGGCGCCGCTGGATCATTGCGGGCACGCTGGTCGTGGCGGCGATGTACCTGGCGATGGCGTTCAGCCGCCATGCCGTGTTCGACGTGGTGGTGAGCACGGTGATGAGCCTCGTGGCCGGCTACATCGTCCTGCAGTACGCCGACGTGCGCTCGGCCTACCCGGCGCGCATGACCGGCCGGGCGATGGCGGTCTTCACCATGGCGCTGTTCCTGGGTGTCGCGCTGATGCAGTGGGTGACCGGCGTGGCCGCCGGAGCCGCACCGGCGCTGGGCATCGAGACCTACCAGGCGGTGCTCGCCACGACGGGCGGGCTGCTGGCGTTGGCGGCGATCGCATTCAGGCTGCTGCCGGCGCCGGCGGTTTCATCGGCCGCCTGATGGCGGGCGGATCGTCTCGCCGCTGAGCCAGGCGAGTTCGTCCTCGGAGAACCCGGCCCGGCGCCGCGCGTCTTCGTTGAACGGTGGCTGCAGGCGAGGCGCGGAATAGCGCTCGACCAGCACGCCGTAGTGCGCCACCGGGTCCAGCCCGTCACGTCTGCAGAGGCTGCGATACCAGTGGTTGCCGATCGCCACGTGGCCGACCTCGTCGCGCAGGATCACGTCCAGGATTTCAACGGCGCGCAAGGCCGCCGGCGTGCCCACCTGGCGCAGCTTGGACTGGATCTGCGGCGTGGCGTCGAGTCCGCGCGCTTCGAGCGTGCGCGGCACCAGGGCCATGCGGGCCACGATGTCACCCGCGGTCTTCTCGCACATCTGCCAGAGGTTGTCGTGCGCGCTGAAGTCGCCGTACGTGTGTCCCAGCGATGCGAGGTGATCGCTCAGCAGCGTGAAGTGGAAGGCTTCCTCGGCCGCGACGCGCAGCCAATCGAGGTGGAACTCGCGCGGCATGCCCTCGAAGCGCCACGCCGCGTCCAGCGCGAGGTTGATGGCGTTGAACTCGATGTGGGCGATGGCGTGCAGCAGGGCGGCGAGCCCTTTCGGCTTGGCGGGCGAGCGACGCGGCACGCGGGCCGGGTGGACCAGCAGCGGCTTCTCCGGACGGCCGGGCACCGGCCCAGGGGCGGGCGGGCGCTCGCGCTCGACGTCCAGCCGCTCCGCATCCCGGTGCAGGGCTTGCGTCAGCGCCACCTTTTCGCGCGGCTGCACGGCGCACAGCGCCTGCACGGCTCCAGCCCTCAGGGCCATCCCTAAAATCCCATGGTCTTCATCCACCGGTATTGTCCATGGCCCTCTACGAACTCGACGGCACCTCTCCCAAGCTCGGCCAGGGCGCATGGGTGGCCGAAACCGCGCAGGTGATCGGCGCAGTGGAACTCGCGGAGAACGCCAGCGTCTGGTTCGGCACCGTAATCCGCGGCGACACCGAGACCATCCGCATCGGCGCCAACAGCAACATCCAGGACCTCTCCGTGCTGCATGCCGACATCGGCAAGCCGCTGACCATCGGCCGCGACGTCACGGTGGGCCACCAGGTCATGCTGCACGGCTGCACCATCGGCGACAACTCGCTGATCGGCATCCAGTCGGTGGTGCTCAATGGGGCGCGCATCGGCCGCAACTGCATCGTGGGCGCGGGCAGCGTCATCACCGAGGGCAAGGAGTTTCCCGACAACTCGCTGATCATCGGCTCGCCGGCCAAGGTCGTGCGCACGCTGGATGACGCGGCCGCGGGGAAGCTGGCGGAAAGCGCCGCACATTACGTCGAGAACGCCCGCCGGTTCGCGCGGGGCTTGAAGAAGGTGGGCTAGGCGCCATCTGCTGCAGCTTTGGGCCCGCCCCTTCCATGTCCGAACTCCACAAGTTCCTCTTCGACGGCCTGCCCGTTCGCGGCGCCCTGGTGCGCCTGACGGACGCCTGGACCGAGATCCTGGCCCGGCGGCAGGACAACAACGCCACCGGCGCGTGGCCGCCGCCCGTGGCCGAGCTGCTGGGCGAGATGGCGGCCGCGGGCGTGCTGATGCAGTCCAACATCAAGTTCAACGGCGCGCTGGTGCTGCAGATCTTCGGCGATGGCCCGGTCAAGGTCGCCGTGGCCGAGGTGCAGCATGACCTGACGCTGCGCGCGACGGCCAAGGTGGTGGGGGATGTGCAGGCGGGCGACCGCCTGCCCGAACTGGTGAACGCGCACAACCACGGCCGCTGCGCGATCACGCTCGACCCGAAGGAGAAATTCCCCGGGCAGCAGCCGTACCAGGGCGTGGTGCCGCTGTACGGCGACCGGCGCGAAAAGCTGGTGCGGCTGAGCGACGTGCTGCAGCACTACATGCTGCAATCCGAGCAGCTGGACACCACGCTCGTTCTCGCCGCCGACGGGAAGGTCGCCGCGGGTTTGCTGATCCAGCGCTTGCCGGTGCAGGGCGAGGGCAACCTCGAAGGCTCGATGGTCAGCAAGGCCAACGAGGACGAGATCGGCCTGAACGAGCACTACAACCGCATCGCCACGCTCGCCTCCAGCCTCACGCGCGAAGAACTGCTGGAGCTGGACGTCGACACCGTGCTGCGCCGCCTGTTCTGGGAAGAGAAGCTGCTGCGCTTCCCGGCGCAGACGCCGCGCTTCGCCTGCACCTGCAGCCGCGATCGCGTGGCCGGCATGATCCGCGGGCTGGGTCGGCCGGAGGCGGAAAGCATCATCGAGGAGCAGGGGCAGATCGAGGTGGGCTGCGATTTCTGCGGCGCGCAGTACCGGTTCGACGCCGTCGATGCGGCGCAGCTGTTCAAGTCGCCGGGGGATCAGCCGCCCGTGACCTCGGCTGTGCAGTAAGCCGCTACGCGAGGCCGGTGAACAGCCGGTGCTCGCACTCCGGGTCGCTGCACTTGTCGCACACCCACTTCCAACGCGTCTCGCCGGAGAAAGCCGGCCGCTCACCGAGCAACTCCAACACCGGGGCCAGCGCGTTCCTTGCCCGGTCCTCACCCGTGCCGTACACGACGCGATACGCCACACCCGCCTTGGCCAACGTTTCGCGCACCAAAGCATCAACCCGCTCCCGGACGTGCGGCCCCTCACGATGCAGTCCGTCCACGACCCACGGCACGTCCAACCCGGTGAGCAGCGTCAGGTCGTAGCCGCCCTGACGCTCCAGTGCAAACCGGTACACCGGATGCTCTTCGAACAGCATCGCCCCGTGGATCGCGACCATTAGCGCCGTGGTGTCCGCGATCACGATGTCGACGCGCGCCGCCGCTTCATCCACCCGCCGTTCATGCTCCTGCGCGATCAGGAGCTGTTCGTCCGGTGACGGCTCGCGCCCTTCACGCACGCACCATTCGCGCAGCACCTCGCCGACGACTTCGACTCGGCGCCCGCGCTCGCGCAGCGCTTGGGCCAACGCGTGGGCAAGGGTGGTCTTGCCCGTGCTCTCGGCGCCGAGCAGGGCGATCTTCATGGGGATGGGCGCAACCCGCTCGTGGAGCGGCGCGTCACTTGGGCGTGACGACGTTGACGAAGATTTCGTTGGGCTTGACCATGCCCAGCTCGGCGCGCGCCTTTTCCTCGACCATCTCCAGGCCTTCCTTCAGGTCGCGCACCTCGGCGGCGAGGCGTGCGTTGGCCTGCTGCGCCTGGGCATTGGCCTGCTGCTGCTGCTGGAGCTTGCGCTGCATCTCGCCCACGTTGCCCACGCTGCCCCGGCCGAACCACAGCTGCCCATGGACCACCATGAGCAGCGCGACCAGCAGGACGGGGACGGCGCGGACACCCAAGGGTAGGCGGCCTATCGGAGGTTGTAGAACGCCGAGCGGCCGGGGTACTGGGCGATGTCGCCCAGGTCTTCCTCGATGCGCAGCAGCTGGTTGTACTTGGCCATGCGGTCCGAGCGCGAGAGAGAGCCGGTCTTGATCTGGCCGGCATTGGTGCCCACCGCGATGTCGGCGATGGTGCTGTCCTCCGTCTCGCCCGAGCGGTGGCTGATCACCGCGGTGTAGTTGGCGCGCTTGGCCATCTCGATCGCGGCGAAGGTCTCGGTCAGCGTGCCGATCTGGTTGATCTTGATCAGGATGGAGTTCGCGATCTTCTTGTCGATGCCTTCCTTCAGGATCCTCGTGTTGGTGACGAACAGGTCGTCGCCCACCAGCTGCACGCGCTTGCCCAGCCGCTCGGTGAGTTGTTTCCAGCCGTCCCAGTCGCCCTCGGCCATGCCGTCCTCGATGCTGATGATCGGGTACTTGTCGCACCAGGAGGCCAGGATGTCGGTCCAGGCGCCCGCTTCCAGCACCTTGCCCTCGGCCTCGACGTGGTAGCGGCCGTCGCGGAAGAACTCGCTGGAGGCGCAGTCCAGCCCCAGCGCGATCTGCATGCCGGGCTGGTAGCCGGCGGCCTCGATGGCCTGCAGGATCATGCCGATGGCGGCCTCGTGGTTCTCCACGTTGGGCGCGAAGCCGCCTTCGTCGCCGACGGCCACGCTCATGCCCTTGTCGTGGATGATTTTCTTGAGGGCGTGAAACACCTCGGCGCCGTAGCGCAACGCCTCGCGGAAGCTCGGCGCCCCCACGGGGATGATCATCAGCTCCTGCAGGTCGAGGTTGTTGTTGGCATGCGCGCCGCCGTTGACCACGTTCATCATCGGCACCGGCAGCTGGCAGCCGTTCATGCCGCCGAAGTAGCGGTACAGGGGCAGGCCCGATTCCTCGGCGGCGGCACGCGCCACCGCCATCGACACGGCCAGCATGGCGTTGGCGCCCAGCTTGCTCTTGTTCTCGGTGCCGTCCAGGTCGATCAGCGTCTTGTCCAGGAAGGCCTGCTCGGAGGCGTCCAGGCCCAGCACCGATTCGGAGATCTCGGTGTTGATGTGCTCCACGGCCTTGAGCACGCCCTTGCCCAGGTAGCGGCCCTTGTCGCCGTCGCGCAGCTCGATCGCTTCGCGCGAGCCGGTGGAGGCGCCGGAGGGCACGGCCGCGCGGCCCATGGTGCCCGACTCCAGCAGCACGTCGCATTCCACGGTGGGGTTGCCGCGCGAGTCGAGGATCTCGCGGCCGACGATGTCAACGATGGCGCTCATTCGTTAGTTTCTCTTCAAGTCAAAAAGCATGAACGCAGAAAACGCAGAGGAACGCAGAAAGCGCAGAGACAACAAGTTGTTCTGCGCTTTCTGCGTCATTTCCGCGCTTTCTGCGTACGGTTGTTCATCCGGCGATTCAAACACCTTCGATGAGGACCATCCTCATCACGGCGGCGCCCTGCCGAGCCGTCTTGGCCGCCTGGTACTCGGGCGAATCGTAGAAGGCGCGCGCCTTGTCGGCCCCAGGAAACTTCAGCAAGACAAGCCGATTGGGCGTCCAGTCGCCCTCGAGCACCTGCACCGCGCCGCCGCGCACGAGGACTTCGGCGCCGTGTTTCTGTTGCGCGAGGGTCGAGAGCTTCTTGTACTGCTCGTACTGCTGCGGGTCGGTGACGTCGACGTTGGCGAGGATGTAGGCGCTAGGCAAAGTGCTGCTCCAGGTAGCCGTTCTTCTTGGTCACCCGGTCGAGCGCGACGAGCGTCTCGAGCAGGGCCTTCATGTGCTTGAGCGGCACCGCGTTGGGCCCGTCGGACAGTGCCTTGGCGGGATCCGGGTGCGTTTCCATGAACAGGCCCGCCACGCCGACGGCGACAGCGGCGCGGGCGAGCACCGGCACCATCTCGCGCTGGCCGCCCGAACTCGTGCCCTGGCCGCCCGGCAGCTGCACCGAATGCGTGGCGTCGAACACCACCGGCGCGCCGGTCTCGCGCATGATGGCCAGCGACCGCATGTCGGAGACCAGGTTGTTGTAGCCGAAGCTCGCGCCGCGTTCGCAGGCCATGAAGCTGTCCTCCGGCAGGCCCTTCTCGCGCGCGGCGGCGCGGGCCTTGTCGATGACGTTCTTCATGTCGTGCGGCGCCAGGAACTGGCCCTTCTTGATGTTCACCGGCTTTCCCGACTGCGCCACCGCGCGGATGAAGTCGGTCTGGCGGCACAGGAAGGCGGGCGTCTGCAGCACGTCGACCACCTCGGCGACCTGCGGCACCTCGGCCTCGCTGTGCACGTCGGTGATGATGGGCAGGCGCAGCTGCTTCTTCACCTTGGCCAGGATCTCCAGCCCGCGCGACATGCCGGGGCCGCGGAAGCTGGTGCCCGAGGAGCGGTTGGCCTTGTCGTAGCTGCTCTTGAAGATGAACGGGACGCCCAGCGAGGAGGTGATCTCCTTGAGCTGGCCGGCCACGTCCATCTGGAGCTGTTCGGACTCCACCACGCAGGGGCCCGCGATCAAGAAAAAGGGCCTGTCCAGGCCCACGTCGAAGCCGCAGAGTTTCATGTCAGGCAACCGCCTTGAGCTTCTTGCCGGCCGCCGACTGGTGTTCCAGCGCGGCCTTGATGAAGGCGTTGAAGAGGGGGTGTCCGTCCCAGGGGGTGGACTTGAATTCGGGGTGGAACTGCACGCCCATGAACCAGGGGTGCACGTCGCGCGGCAGCTCCACTATCTCGGTCAGGTGCTCGCGCTGGGTGAGGGCGGAGATCACCAGGCCGGCCTGGCGCAGCTGGTCGAGGTAGTTGACGTTGGCCTCGTAGCGGTGGCGGTGCCGCTCGTTGACCACGT from the Ramlibacter henchirensis genome contains:
- the xerD gene encoding site-specific tyrosine recombinase XerD; translated protein: MAAASSALPKNKPPAGGLFASIDDFIDALWLEEGLSRNTLAAYRRDLTLYARWLHARGGSLDGTAKHDLQAYFAARHASTKSSTANRRLTVFKRYFRWALRERRITEDPTLQLEAAKRTPRMPKTLTEAQVEALLAAPDVDTPLGLRDRTMLELIYASGLRVSELVTLKVIHLSMADHVVRVMGKGGKERLVPFGQVARDWIARYMKEARAAILDGQQSEDLFVTARGQGMTRAMFWVLVRKYARIAGITAPLSPHTLRHAFATHLLNHGADLRAVQMLLGHADISTTTIYTHVARERLRQLHSQHHPRG
- a CDS encoding Bug family tripartite tricarboxylate transporter substrate binding protein, with amino-acid sequence MPASCFSRRGAIAALAGLALPAVHAQAAWPSRPVRIVVAYPPGGVSDVVARALGERMAASLGQSVVIENKAGASGSIGLDAVAKSTDGHTFGFAAISPVALNPHLGKSPFDPARDLVPAASVMYSPVLLLATPATPVRDMQELLAAARARPGAVRWATSGPASLGHVMLEQLKAAARVDITHIPYKGGGQQITDALGGQFEVLSVNTGPTVSQHVKAGKLRVLAIGAPARLEAFPNTPTLAELGFPAANMTSLFGLFAPAGLPAGVLERLNAEVNKALAHPDLRARLVASDNVPTGGTAAEFARQIATESDNNARIIRAANIRAD
- a CDS encoding threo-3-hydroxy-L-aspartate ammonia-lyase; translated protein: MLQFVDVEAAARRLEGVAHRTPVLTSRTLDDLLGANAFLKAENLQRMGAFKFRGGYNAVNSLSPDERSRGVVAFSSGNHAQAVALAARLHGCRATIVMPHDAPALKMEATRGYGAEVVVYDRYKEDRAAIAARLVQEQGANLIPPFDDLRVMAGQGTAALELVQDVSSLDALIVCAGGGGFLSGCAVAARHLLPGIRLFGAEPERGDDMRRSLREGRIVSIDVPRTICDGQQTQAVGRHTFEVIQALVEDVLTVPDPVVVEAMRFAFERLKVVLEPSGACALAALMHHRDQFRGLRVGVTLSGGNIGTDRFVALLSGAEAVD
- a CDS encoding MFS transporter produces the protein MGTASTSDGATRSAWAMLMALICGFALSQAFRTVAAILAPPLQRELGLSPQQLGLFAGAFHLAFGGLQLFMGMGIDVWGPRRTVLAVFPLTVAGALIAATADGFTQLLVAQFVIGVGCAPAFLACTVFISRRFAPERFAAVNGAALGIGSVGLLVTGTPLAWVVDQASWRAGFLVLAVLAAAAWLAILLLVNESKEPAADRAAPANAVAALRGYGELFALRHTWGIVVLASFTYASFLTLRGLWLGPLLVERHGFGLVQTGHVVLLVSVVGMFGPPLFGRLDPGDRLRRRWIIAGTLVVAAMYLAMAFSRHAVFDVVVSTVMSLVAGYIVLQYADVRSAYPARMTGRAMAVFTMALFLGVALMQWVTGVAAGAAPALGIETYQAVLATTGGLLALAAIAFRLLPAPAVSSAA
- a CDS encoding ferritin-like domain-containing protein; the encoded protein is MALRAGAVQALCAVQPREKVALTQALHRDAERLDVERERPPAPGPVPGRPEKPLLVHPARVPRRSPAKPKGLAALLHAIAHIEFNAINLALDAAWRFEGMPREFHLDWLRVAAEEAFHFTLLSDHLASLGHTYGDFSAHDNLWQMCEKTAGDIVARMALVPRTLEARGLDATPQIQSKLRQVGTPAALRAVEILDVILRDEVGHVAIGNHWYRSLCRRDGLDPVAHYGVLVERYSAPRLQPPFNEDARRRAGFSEDELAWLSGETIRPPSGGR
- a CDS encoding gamma carbonic anhydrase family protein, encoding MALYELDGTSPKLGQGAWVAETAQVIGAVELAENASVWFGTVIRGDTETIRIGANSNIQDLSVLHADIGKPLTIGRDVTVGHQVMLHGCTIGDNSLIGIQSVVLNGARIGRNCIVGAGSVITEGKEFPDNSLIIGSPAKVVRTLDDAAAGKLAESAAHYVENARRFARGLKKVG
- a CDS encoding Hsp33 family molecular chaperone HslO, yielding MSELHKFLFDGLPVRGALVRLTDAWTEILARRQDNNATGAWPPPVAELLGEMAAAGVLMQSNIKFNGALVLQIFGDGPVKVAVAEVQHDLTLRATAKVVGDVQAGDRLPELVNAHNHGRCAITLDPKEKFPGQQPYQGVVPLYGDRREKLVRLSDVLQHYMLQSEQLDTTLVLAADGKVAAGLLIQRLPVQGEGNLEGSMVSKANEDEIGLNEHYNRIATLASSLTREELLELDVDTVLRRLFWEEKLLRFPAQTPRFACTCSRDRVAGMIRGLGRPEAESIIEEQGQIEVGCDFCGAQYRFDAVDAAQLFKSPGDQPPVTSAVQ
- a CDS encoding AAA family ATPase, producing MKIALLGAESTGKTTLAHALAQALRERGRRVEVVGEVLREWCVREGREPSPDEQLLIAQEHERRVDEAAARVDIVIADTTALMVAIHGAMLFEEHPVYRFALERQGGYDLTLLTGLDVPWVVDGLHREGPHVRERVDALVRETLAKAGVAYRVVYGTGEDRARNALAPVLELLGERPAFSGETRWKWVCDKCSDPECEHRLFTGLA
- the ftsB gene encoding cell division protein FtsB, whose amino-acid sequence is MGVRAVPVLLVALLMVVHGQLWFGRGSVGNVGEMQRKLQQQQQANAQAQQANARLAAEVRDLKEGLEMVEEKARAELGMVKPNEIFVNVVTPK
- the eno gene encoding phosphopyruvate hydratase, which produces MSAIVDIVGREILDSRGNPTVECDVLLESGTMGRAAVPSGASTGSREAIELRDGDKGRYLGKGVLKAVEHINTEISESVLGLDASEQAFLDKTLIDLDGTENKSKLGANAMLAVSMAVARAAAEESGLPLYRYFGGMNGCQLPVPMMNVVNGGAHANNNLDLQELMIIPVGAPSFREALRYGAEVFHALKKIIHDKGMSVAVGDEGGFAPNVENHEAAIGMILQAIEAAGYQPGMQIALGLDCASSEFFRDGRYHVEAEGKVLEAGAWTDILASWCDKYPIISIEDGMAEGDWDGWKQLTERLGKRVQLVGDDLFVTNTRILKEGIDKKIANSILIKINQIGTLTETFAAIEMAKRANYTAVISHRSGETEDSTIADIAVGTNAGQIKTGSLSRSDRMAKYNQLLRIEEDLGDIAQYPGRSAFYNLR
- a CDS encoding DUF1330 domain-containing protein encodes the protein MPSAYILANVDVTDPQQYEQYKKLSTLAQQKHGAEVLVRGGAVQVLEGDWTPNRLVLLKFPGADKARAFYDSPEYQAAKTARQGAAVMRMVLIEGV
- the kdsA gene encoding 3-deoxy-8-phosphooctulonate synthase, whose protein sequence is MKLCGFDVGLDRPFFLIAGPCVVESEQLQMDVAGQLKEITSSLGVPFIFKSSYDKANRSSGTSFRGPGMSRGLEILAKVKKQLRLPIITDVHSEAEVPQVAEVVDVLQTPAFLCRQTDFIRAVAQSGKPVNIKKGQFLAPHDMKNVIDKARAAAREKGLPEDSFMACERGASFGYNNLVSDMRSLAIMRETGAPVVFDATHSVQLPGGQGTSSGGQREMVPVLARAAVAVGVAGLFMETHPDPAKALSDGPNAVPLKHMKALLETLVALDRVTKKNGYLEQHFA